AGGATTTTGGTTAGTTAAAGAATACTTGGGGTTATCCGTGAAAGAAACCTTTAAAACGTGGACAGTCATGGAAACATTGCTAGCATTTATCGCATTTGGACTAGCTCTTGTTTTAGATATATTCGTTTAAAAAAATTTTTAAGCTGTTCCATATATGAATCATAGGTTCATATACGGAACAGCTTTTTTTATTTTTTCATTTGAACAAGAAGGTTTTTCACTCCGAAAACAAATGGGCTTTGAATAGGTTCCAAAGCTGTTTCTTCAAACTTTGAAAGGTCGGAAAACTTCTTCAACAGAGTAGAGAGAACGATGGCACCTTCCTGACGTGCAAGCGGAGCGCCTAAACAAAAGTGGATGCCAAAGCCAAAACTCATATGAGGATTAGACTTTCTTTCCAATAAAAAACGATCAGCCTCTTCGAATTTATCTTCATCACGGTTTGCCGAGGCTACCCAGCTAACGACCTGTGAGCCTTTTTGGATAAATTGACCACCTATCTCAACATCTTCCTTTACAACTCGGCCAATAGCTTGGATAGGAGGGTAAAAACGCAATGTTTCCTCTACTAGATTCTGAATCAATGAAAGATCAGCACGAGCATGTTCTTGAATCTTTTTATCTTCTACCAGATAACGGACTGCATTTGTGATTAAATTGGTTGTCGTTTCATTCCCCGCCACAAGCAGCAGGATACTGAACGCCAGTATTTCATCTTCTGTTAATTTTTCACCGTCAATTTCCGCCGACAGCAAGAGGGATATTAAATCCTCTTCGGGATGAGCTTTTCTTTCTTCAATAATCTTAATAAAATAATCTCTTAAAAACTCGCTGCCTTCCTTGCGTTTTTGCGCCATTCGCTCAAAGGCTTTTTCCGAATCATCCTCTGCTCCTGCCACGAGAATATCTGAGGACGTTTTAAAAAGCTCCCGATCCTTCGCAGGTACTCCAAGCAGCTCAGCGATGATGATCACCGGTAGCGGGCCGGCAAGATCATGGACAATATCCATCCTCTCGTTCTCTTTTACTTGGTCGATCAAATACGTTGTCACATCTTCGATTCGTTTCTCTAAATTCCTTATCGCTTTTGGTGTAAAAGCCTTGTTCACTAGATTTCTCATCTTCGAGTGCCGCGGCGGATCCATCGTCAGAATACTGCCTTGAAAGCCGCTTTCTCCTCCACGCTGTGATGAAAACAGCTTTGGATTCTTTAACACGAAATGTACGTCATCATACCGGAAAACATCCCAGCAGCCTCTGCTCTCGTCATAACGTACCGGCGTCTCTTTCCTCAATCGCCCATACACTGAAAAAGGGTATAACTGATCCTCTTTTGAACGAAGCTCCTTCATCGGGATAAGGGTCGCGTACCGTTCAGCCTTTTTTATGTTCTGCTCACTCGCCATTGATTCATCTCTCCTATTTGATTTGTCATTACTCAATAAATAGCACGCTTACTGTATCGATTCAACGGACATAGCTTGAGAAATAAATCAATTGGACGAAAGTTACAAATTACTAGGATACAAGTTCTGTTTCATGACGCTACTAATCTACTGGAAATCAAAACTTAAATTAGGCCTGCTTCATCTAATTGATTCTTTTGATCAATCAAAGTGGCTTCAAGGCTTCGATAGTTCATACCCAGATCCTTTATGCTTTTGCTATTGTTTAATTTCAGGCTGTGGCCGACGTTAGTTGAAACGTATTTCCTGGTAAACCCAAGCGTTGGGGCAATAAGCCACATCAATGGCTTTGGTACTTCCCGCTTTGGTAGTGCATATTGATCTGGGAATTTTCCTTCTAATATCTTTGCCATATCAAAAACTGATGCTTCTTTTCCAGAGATGATGTATCTCCCCGAAGCATTTTCCGTAAAGGCAGCAAGTATATGTGCTTTGGCCGTATCCCGAACGTCTACCATACCGAAAAATAATTTAGGCACGCCCGTTTTATATGTGCCTTTTAGTAAATCAAGAATGGTTGAAATACTTGTAGAATCCGCCCGTTTTGTTAATGAGGGTCCTAATATAAAGCTTGGATTGATCGTTACGAGATCCCAGTTATTTTGTTCCTTCTGAATGCTCCAAGCCTCTTTCTCTGCTACTGTTTTCGAATAGTTGTAAGGCTGGTGTTCTACGGAGCTGCTCTCATTCCAATCCTTTTCTGTAAACTCTTGTTTCCCATTCATATCACGATTATCACCATGAACCGCTGCTACACTGCTAGTAAGTATAACTCGTTTTACGGAATCTGCTTTATTTACAGAAAGCAACACATTACGCGTGCCTTCTTTTGCCGGCTTTACTAATTCGTTGTAAGCATCTTTGATACCGCTGAGATAAAAAGGAGAAGCCGTATGGAAGACGAATTCTGTTCCTTCGACGGCTAGATCAAAGCTCCCTTTTTTTAATAGGTCCGCTTCATAAATGAACAAATTCCCTGGAGTCTCTTTCTCGATTTGACGTAAATGCTCGTATTTTTCCTCCTTGCCTTTATCGCGTACTGTAATTCTGACATCATGTCCTTCTTTCAGCAGGTCTTTGACTATCCAAGATGCCAAATATCCTGTACCGCCTGTTACTAACACTGTGGTTTTTTTCATTGCGTTCCCTCTTTCTTTATTCATAATTGATTAAACGTTTAAACACTCAAACTAAAAGTCAATAATGAAACTCAAATCATTTAGGGAAAACCACTTGTCAATCCTTCGTTTTAATTACAATCTGCCTCTATCGTAAGAATGAGTGCTTTTAGCTGCTCTAAGGCAGGTGCAAGCGTGAGGAAGTAATACCGTTTCGTCCCTTGCTGTTCTACAGAAACAAGATGGTTCTGTTTTAGAATTTTCAAATGATGTGAAATGGCCGGTCTCGAAAGCTTTGACTGTTCAGCAATTTCGCTAACCGTCAAGCGTTCCTTCTCTCCCAACAATAATATGATATCTTGCCTATATTCATCGCTAAGGGCTTGAAAAAGAGGGATACACGTCCGGAAATTTTCTATAGCTGCCTTGGAACCCATGGAAACACTCCTATAATTCGATAACTACGTTTAAATGTTTAAACATATTTTAAATCAAAGTACGATTCAAGTCAAAAAATCTGATGCTTAGAGATGTAAGATGTGAATAAACCGGTATAAATAATTTACGGCTCTATTCGTTGTTTTTACGACTAAAGTAAGGACCTAAATAAGACTCATGGGTGTTTACATATGTCCAGGTGAACTTTTTATCTGTGATATAAACATCCCCCTCATTGAAAAGGTCAGCAGCAGTGAGACACGATGCATTTTCGAGGATTAGCGCATACTCCGAGTGCTGATAGAACAAATAACATTCCTTTTTCACTTCTTCATGAAATGCATTATTTGCCTGGTTATCTCGTAAACAACTCTTTTTCTCATAACTAAAAAGATGCCATAAGTAACTACTTTTAAGCAAATCTATTAAATCCATTCATTTCCTCCAAAAATAAATATTATTGCATGGCTGCGGAGTCAAACAACATATTGAAACAAAAACATTCAAGACTCACGAAGCCGCTTGATATCGCTAATCGGCGGCAAACCAAACAGTTTTGAATATTCTCTGCTGAATTGGGATGGACTCTCATAACCGACCTGGAAGCCTGCATTTGCCGCGTCTGCAGTTTCTGAAAGCAGCAGGCGGCGAGCCTCTTGCAGTCTCAACTGTTTCTGATATTGCATTGGACTCATCCCCGTTACTTCTTTAAAGTGATGATGCATCGATGAGGAGCTCATATTTGCAGCTGACGCCAATACATCTATCCGCAAAGGCTCAGCAAAATTTTTCTGTATTAGATCAATTACTTTCGCAATACGCTGTGCATGGCTGCCAATCATTGCCCTTTGCTTTACAGAATCACCGTGTTCATCCATAAGAATCCGGTAAAGAATTTCCCGAATGGCGAGTGGAGCCAGCACGGGAATATCCTCGGGTGCTTCTAACAGCCGAACCAGTCTTATAACGGCATCAAGAAGAGATACATTCGTTTTACTAACAAACAATCCTCGTTCAGAGCTTCCTTTTTCGCCCAATGGTTTATCGGATTCATTCATAATGTCAACTATCTGCTGAAAGTCAAAATCTAATCTGAGGCACAAGTAGGGAGAATGAGAGGTAGCTTGGAGAATCTGCCCGGAAATTGGCAAGTCGACAGAAACAACAAGGTACTGAGAAGGATCATAATAATACCTTTCCTGCGCGAGCATCACTAGCTTTCTCCCTTGAGCGACGATACATAAAGCCGGTTTATGGATTGTATAAATTGGGTCCCCTTTTTTGGAAGCACGAATGAAAGAGAGCGATTGAATTGCCGTCGAATGTATTCCATCCTTGTCAGTAAAACGTTCAATCAACTGCGCTAATTCAATTTGACGTTCGAGATCGTTATATCCCATTTTTGTTTCTCTCGCCATACTAACTCCCCCCATATTAATAGTTAGCTCAATTTTATTTGAGTTTGGAGAATTAGGCAATAATTCAGTATTAATCCTCTACCCCTTAAAAACCATCTTGTTTCATACTTAACTTATCCAAATCCAAGGAGGGTAGAAAGGTGAACTTAATTGCCAGGCGTACAATTCCGTTTTTTCTCATCAGTTTGTTTGCTTTAGAGGCATGTGCAACAAATGAGAATGCATCTCGAGAGAACCGCGAAGAAACAACGGAAAGTAATCCAAACAAAAGAGGAGAAGAAAAAATGGAGTCTCAAAATACTAAGCATCACCCTTATGTCGGAATGTGGGTCACCGCTGACGGATATATCCGCCAAGAACTCCTGCCTAATGGCCGTTATGACGAGGCACGCGGCACGATCAAAAGTGCCTACACTGGGAGCTATACCATTAAAGGAAACCACATTGATTATGTAGATGACACTGGATTTACTGCAGATGGCGAATTTCGCGATGATGTTTTATACCACGCG
This window of the Bacillus gobiensis genome carries:
- a CDS encoding cytochrome P450, with the protein product MASEQNIKKAERYATLIPMKELRSKEDQLYPFSVYGRLRKETPVRYDESRGCWDVFRYDDVHFVLKNPKLFSSQRGGESGFQGSILTMDPPRHSKMRNLVNKAFTPKAIRNLEKRIEDVTTYLIDQVKENERMDIVHDLAGPLPVIIIAELLGVPAKDRELFKTSSDILVAGAEDDSEKAFERMAQKRKEGSEFLRDYFIKIIEERKAHPEEDLISLLLSAEIDGEKLTEDEILAFSILLLVAGNETTTNLITNAVRYLVEDKKIQEHARADLSLIQNLVEETLRFYPPIQAIGRVVKEDVEIGGQFIQKGSQVVSWVASANRDEDKFEEADRFLLERKSNPHMSFGFGIHFCLGAPLARQEGAIVLSTLLKKFSDLSKFEETALEPIQSPFVFGVKNLLVQMKK
- a CDS encoding NAD-dependent epimerase/dehydratase family protein; the encoded protein is MKKTTVLVTGGTGYLASWIVKDLLKEGHDVRITVRDKGKEEKYEHLRQIEKETPGNLFIYEADLLKKGSFDLAVEGTEFVFHTASPFYLSGIKDAYNELVKPAKEGTRNVLLSVNKADSVKRVILTSSVAAVHGDNRDMNGKQEFTEKDWNESSSVEHQPYNYSKTVAEKEAWSIQKEQNNWDLVTINPSFILGPSLTKRADSTSISTILDLLKGTYKTGVPKLFFGMVDVRDTAKAHILAAFTENASGRYIISGKEASVFDMAKILEGKFPDQYALPKREVPKPLMWLIAPTLGFTRKYVSTNVGHSLKLNNSKSIKDLGMNYRSLEATLIDQKNQLDEAGLI
- a CDS encoding ArsR/SmtB family transcription factor — encoded protein: MGSKAAIENFRTCIPLFQALSDEYRQDIILLLGEKERLTVSEIAEQSKLSRPAISHHLKILKQNHLVSVEQQGTKRYYFLTLAPALEQLKALILTIEADCN
- a CDS encoding DUF4275 family protein, which codes for MDLIDLLKSSYLWHLFSYEKKSCLRDNQANNAFHEEVKKECYLFYQHSEYALILENASCLTAADLFNEGDVYITDKKFTWTYVNTHESYLGPYFSRKNNE
- a CDS encoding AraC family transcriptional regulator codes for the protein MARETKMGYNDLERQIELAQLIERFTDKDGIHSTAIQSLSFIRASKKGDPIYTIHKPALCIVAQGRKLVMLAQERYYYDPSQYLVVSVDLPISGQILQATSHSPYLCLRLDFDFQQIVDIMNESDKPLGEKGSSERGLFVSKTNVSLLDAVIRLVRLLEAPEDIPVLAPLAIREILYRILMDEHGDSVKQRAMIGSHAQRIAKVIDLIQKNFAEPLRIDVLASAANMSSSSMHHHFKEVTGMSPMQYQKQLRLQEARRLLLSETADAANAGFQVGYESPSQFSREYSKLFGLPPISDIKRLRES
- a CDS encoding Atu4866 domain-containing protein, with protein sequence MESQNTKHHPYVGMWVTADGYIRQELLPNGRYDEARGTIKSAYTGSYTIKGNHIDYVDDTGFTADGEFRDDVLYHAGMVFYREKHK